The Pseudomonas fulva 12-X sequence GCGTGAGGATCTGGAGCTGCTGTCCAAGCAGACCGACAGCATCCGCACCTACTCGGTGGACGGCGACCTCGACAAGATTCCTGCGCTGGCCGAGGAATTCGGCCTGCGCGTGACCCTGGGCGTGTGGATCAGCCCGGATGAGGAGCGCAACGAGCGCGAAATCACCAAGGCCATCGACATCGCCAACCACTCGCGCAGCGTGGTTCGCGTGGTGGTCGGTAACGAGGCGCTGTTCCGCCGTGAAGTCACCGTCAAGCAGCTGACCGCCTACATGGATCGCGTGCGTTCGGCGGTCAAGGTGCCGGTCACCACGTCCGAGCAGTGGCACATCTGGGAGGAATACCCGGAGCTGGCTGACCACGCCGACCTGATCGCCGCTCACGTGCTGCCCTACTGGGAATTCATTCCCATGAAGGACTCCACCCAGTTCACCCTGGACCGCGCCCGCGACCTGAAGAAACTGTTCCCGAAAAAGCCCCTGCTGCTGTCCGAAGTCGGCTGGCCGAGCAACGGCCGCGTGCGCGGCGGCGCCGAGGCGACCCAGGCGGATCAGGCCATCTACCTGCGTACCTTGGTCACCACGCTCAACGCCCAGGGCTACAACTACTTCGTGATCGAGGCTTTCGACCAGCCGTGGAAAGCCGGTGACGAAGGCTCGGTGGGCGCCTACTGGGGCGTCTACAACCTCGACCGCCAGCCGAAATTCAACTTCGAAGGCCCGGTAGTCGCCATTCCGAAATGGCGCATGCTGGCCGTCGCCTCGGTGGTCATGGCGCTGCTGTCGCTGGCCCTGATGCTGATCGACGGCAGTGCCCTGCGCCAGCGCGGCCGCACCTTCCTGACCTTCGTGGCATTCGCCGGTGGGTCAGCGCTGGTGTGGATCGGCTACGACTACAGCCAGCAATACAGCACCTGGTTCAGCACTCTGGTCGGCGTGCTGCTCGGCATCGGCGCCATCGGCGTGTTCATCGTGCTGCTCACCGAGGCCCACGAGTTGGCCGAGACGGTGTGGACGCAACGCCGCCGCCCCTTCACGCCGGTGGTCGGCGACAGCCATTACCGGCCCAAGGTGTCGATCCACGTGCCGTGCTACAACGAGCCGCCGGAAATGGTCAAACAGACCCTCGACGCCCTGGCCGACCTCGATTATCCGGACTTCGAAGTCCTGATCATCGACAACAACACCAAGGACCCGGCGGTGTGGGAGCCGGTGCGTGACTATTGCGAAGAACTCGGCCCGCGCTTCCGCTTCTTCCATGTCGCACCGCTGCACGGCTTCAAGGGCGGCGCGCTGAACTACATCCTGCCGCACACCGCGCCGGACGTAGAAGTGGTGGCGGTGATCGACTCCGACTACTGCGTCGATCGCAACTGGCTCAAGCACATGGTGCCGCACTTCGCCGACCCGTCGATCGCCGTGGTGCAGTCGCCGCAGGACTACCGCGACGGCGAGGAAAGCACCTTCAAGAAACTCTGCTACGCCGAGTACAAGGGCTTCTTCCACATCGGCATGGTGACCCGCAACGACCGCAACGCGATCATCCAGCACGGCACCATGACCATGATCCGCCGTACCGTGATGGACGAGCTGAAGTGGGCCGACTGGACCATCTGCGAGGATGCCGAGCTGGGCCTGCGCGTGTTCGAGAAAGGTTATTCGGCCGCCTACGCCCACGACAGCTTCGGCAAGGGCCTGATGCCCGATACCTTCATCGATTACAAGAAGCAGCGCTTCCGCTGGGCCTACGGCGCCATCCAGATCATGAAGGGCCACGC is a genomic window containing:
- a CDS encoding glycosyltransferase encodes the protein MLSRKFGLNLVVFLAIAALFTGIWALYNRPVTAPDWPEQISGYSFSPFRQGQSPQTGVYPSDQEMREDLELLSKQTDSIRTYSVDGDLDKIPALAEEFGLRVTLGVWISPDEERNEREITKAIDIANHSRSVVRVVVGNEALFRREVTVKQLTAYMDRVRSAVKVPVTTSEQWHIWEEYPELADHADLIAAHVLPYWEFIPMKDSTQFTLDRARDLKKLFPKKPLLLSEVGWPSNGRVRGGAEATQADQAIYLRTLVTTLNAQGYNYFVIEAFDQPWKAGDEGSVGAYWGVYNLDRQPKFNFEGPVVAIPKWRMLAVASVVMALLSLALMLIDGSALRQRGRTFLTFVAFAGGSALVWIGYDYSQQYSTWFSTLVGVLLGIGAIGVFIVLLTEAHELAETVWTQRRRPFTPVVGDSHYRPKVSIHVPCYNEPPEMVKQTLDALADLDYPDFEVLIIDNNTKDPAVWEPVRDYCEELGPRFRFFHVAPLHGFKGGALNYILPHTAPDVEVVAVIDSDYCVDRNWLKHMVPHFADPSIAVVQSPQDYRDGEESTFKKLCYAEYKGFFHIGMVTRNDRNAIIQHGTMTMIRRTVMDELKWADWTICEDAELGLRVFEKGYSAAYAHDSFGKGLMPDTFIDYKKQRFRWAYGAIQIMKGHARQLLAGKDSELKRGQRYHFIAGWLPWVADGLNIFFTAGALLWSAAMIIVPQRVDPPLLIFAIPPLALFLFKVGKIIFLYQRAVGVNLKDAFCAAVAGLALSHTIAKAVLYGMFTKTIPFFRTPKMRSSHGLMVALAEAREEVFVMLLLWGAALGIGIVQGLPSYDVKFWVIMLLVQSLPYLAALIMALLSSQPKPLEIPVVQDDAENKAQKV